In Drosophila ananassae strain 14024-0371.13 chromosome 3R, ASM1763931v2, whole genome shotgun sequence, the DNA window GCAAATTAGCTGTAGCTCAGTGTTTTTTCAGTATTTTCAGCTGCCAAAGTTTATAATTTCACTTTCTGTTATTTCGctttcatatatttttatacatatacaaaaaattaatcagTCTAAGTACATTTTTTGTATGCATTTATGTTGGATTTTGTAAAGGTAgcgatttttaaaattaaccCCCTCGCGAGAAGTTGATTTGAAGTGACAAAGTTTGTGACCCTTTTCAACTAAAGAATAGTATATAATAGTcgtaatattataataatgagtgagtgttttgtgttCAGCAACAAATCAACTTGGTAAATCATCATTACAATCATACACATACAGTTCGCACGCACAAACTCAGTAGTAGGCTCGCCTATCGAATCCCTCGACTTCCTCGTATATATCACTCGATCCTCTAAGTCTAGCTTAGACTTCCCTCTCACGCGTACTTGCCGAAGGACCAGCGCTGCGAGGACAACGCCGAGTTGCAGTGCTGGGCACTCACTCCCTGCTGGCTCTGGTCCCGCGAGTCCAGGCACACGTTGATCTTGTGGTGGCGCACCAGGCCGCCCTCCCGCATGATCCATCGCTGGTTCTCCGACTCGTCGCAGGCCTTCAGCACTACCTGGGACCCCCGGGCGAACTGCACCAGGGTCAGGCAGAGGTCGTCGTGCTTGATCTCGCCCCGCTTCGAGAATGCCCACTCCTGGTTGCCGCCCGTGTTGTGGCAAGGGAAGATGCCTATTTGAGTTGGGGGTAAAgttgttaaacaaaaatataatgttTAATTAAAAGATTTGAGATTTAAGAGAAAAGACATAAGATTTGTAAgctttaaatcatttttaccaaaaactaggAGGTACTTTACTTACCCACAGTGCCGTCGATTAAGTGGCCCATTGTGTCTAGGCACTCGGTGCCATCCTGTCTGAATTGGCCAATCTCCTGTGGGTCGGGGGCCTGCAGGTCGGGATAGACATTCTCCAGATACCACTTGAAGGGCTTGCAATGCAATTTTTCCTTCAAAGCCAGACGGTCGTCAATGCTGAGTTTAGAGACAACGAGAGGGCAaaatatgcgaataaataactTGAATGAAGTATTCAAAGCactcaaataaaacaaatggAAGAGCTCCCAGACTACCACAAGAGCCATACATTTTATAAACCACTTTGTCTTATGATTCGAttgatttttctcagtgtactCACTTTCCGAAGGGAATGTTTTTGGCGAGAGGAACGGCATTGTAGTAATGCTGCTTGTAGTCATCCATCCAGACCTCTGCGGCACGTCGCGTATTCCGGGCGAAGACGTTGCCACTGCCGCCGGGGAAAGTGTAGGGATGTCGTTTGCGGAATACGTGACCCACGCGACTGCAGGGAATGATTTCCAGACTTCCGCCGCACTGCCACACCCGGAAGGATATCTCCAGGTTCTCGCCGCCCCAAACATCCATTTTCATGTCGTACTTGCCCAGCTTGTTGAAGTACGCCTTATCGATGACGAACAGTCCGCCGGCAATCATAGGCGTCCTGATGGCGGTCGTAGGGTCGTTGTGCCGCATCGCCCGCTCGGAAGGACTCAGGTACTCCCACTTGAAGATCAGATTCCAATCGAAGCCGCCACGCAAGTCGGCCGATGCCCCGATGTACTGGAAGTTGTCCATGCTGATCACATCGATGACGGGGCAGACCACGCGGGTGGGATCTTCGCGAACTCTCTCCAACAGAGGCTCCAGCCACCGCTCATTGCACTCCACGTGGCTGTCCAGGAAGGTCAGCACGCCGCTGACAGCGGCATCTGCACCCCGGACTCGGGACCGAACTAGACCCTCGCGCTTGTCGTTGCGGATCACACGTACCTTGTCGATCTTCGCCAGCTCCAAGCCGTCCTCGGCTGAAAGGAGGAAGAGAATTCAggaaaagaaataatatattaagCTTGGGGTACTTACGATGGTCACTGTAGTCGTCCACCAGGACGATTTCTCGGATCAAGTGCTCGGGACTGCGATTCAGGACACTGACAATGGTGCGCAGCAACGTTGACCTGGCCTCGTTGTGGAAAGTAATGATTACACTCGTCTCGGGCAGGTCCTCGCGATATTTCTTGTTCCGACACCTTCCGTCAAATAAACATCTCCAAGTTAATAACAAGCTAATAAGGATTTCCCTTTCACTTACATTGGATTCCTGGTGTCGGGAATCTCACGATTACTGGGCAGGGAGTCGCTGGCCTCCTGGTTGAAGCGGTTTCTTATGTAGGGATCCTCCCCATTTCGCAGGGCACCTGCTCGTATGTAGCCGGCCTCATCAAAGTATTCGATTTCAGTGCCTCGCCCACTGGGGGCGACGGGAAGTCGACCTCCAGGACCACCAGTACCACCACTGACACCCTGCAGTGCAATAAGGATATAAAAGAAAGAATGATAAGGATGTGAGAAAGCTTTCATAAAACTGACGTATTTATAGAGTGGGAGAGTAAAATTATTTCCTTTAATGGAAGTCGTACCTGAGACGTTTCTTCGAGGGCCACAATGCCATTCAACTTGAGCCCGTGGACGGCATTGCGCTCGAAGTCCTTAACTGACCCGATTAGGATGACATTGCCGCCGGGATCGTCGGCCCCGCTGCCAGGCGAAGCACCTCCGGGGCCCGCTCCGCCGACTGGCGCCCACTGGCGGGCGGTGGAGGCTGCGCCCGCGGAGGAGGAGTCCTCCTGGAACTGCTGCATGGCGGTGGCCACCTCGCGTAGCCGCAGAGCTCGATTTTCCACCTAGAAGGACACAGAAGCCCGCGAGGGCAGACAagtgttttaatttatttctttaatcTGCGCCGCACTGGCGACGCCGGCGCTCGTCCAGGCCAATAACTCAACTCATCTGGGAGCAATAGGGCTGCACTCGAAGAACCAGATACAAGTTATCATGCAGCTTGCAACtcaaaacataaaataataatgtatttttcgcaGTGTGTAGTTGAAAATGTTTAATGCATGGCAAAGTTTGGTCAAAAGTTTCCTGTTCGCGTAATAAAATACATCGGAACATAACCAAAGGGAAGCCACTCCGTGCAGTTTCCGTGCTTCCTTCGAGATTAATAATCTATAAATTGCAAATGTTGCCAGGAAAACGCCCCGACAAACCCACTGCCCTGTCCAGAACCAAGATTTGCTGCCAAGAACATGGAAATCCTTTTAGGACAAAGGCCTAAAACATTTATACACCCCTCCCCAGGGCCAAACTTGGAGAATTTTTAAAGCTTCGCAAAAGTGATTATAGGAGTTGGCTAGTGTTTATAATTAAAGTTTTGGCACCGAGTGGCCAGCAGCCTTTGGAGAGTTTCACTGCGAAACTTGGAAGGCAATTATAATTCTAAATAAATGTTTAACTTTTTGCAGAAGCAGTTTGCAGAGAGACTCTTCTTGAATTTAAAgctaatttttattaaatcggaGGAGCTCAGACCGATTGATTTTCGGCAACCGCACCGAAAAGTGACAATATGTCTGGGTCTTTCAATTGAACAGACACAACAAGGACAACAAGGACCGGCGAAGCAACCTCAGAAATCCTGGGGGTGGTTGCTTCTACTTTTAAGTGAATTATTTATAAGCAGCACGAATGGTTGAATGGAAAGCGCTGTTGAGCAAAATCTTGCACACGAACTCTGCAAGAAGTGCAAATGGAACGAGCTAGAAATAACAACTTGGAGctaaaaatgtgtttcaaATTGCTGCTAAAAGGCAACACGTTTTCAACAAAAACGCAAATCAAACGAAACGGAATGGGAAAGTGCCACAAAAGGGACTCGCAAAGAAAGCGAATAAGCGCTCCACTTGAAATTAAAATCACGCATACGCAGCGTATAACAAAAATGCTAAAGTCAGCCagaaaatgtacaaaaaaataaaaaagaaatcgCTTTCAATACGCTCGACAGACATAAATCAGAGTTAGAAAAGCCCCGATAAAAGGGCTTCTGACAAAACTCTTGTCAAATAGATTCAACGCAAAAGGGCAATTAATAATCGCCTCAGAGTTCCCTTTCACAGAGACCCGGAATCGGGTCACTGTTTAGCAGAGTGAAATGATTCATTTGTCAATTTAGTTGGGTCGGATGGTCATCCAAGTAAGTTCGTTCCCTTTTTACTCGAGAGGTAGCAGATGTCTTATCCCTTTTCCCCTCAACTAAGTCACTAAAAGCCTTTCTcgaagtttaaataaaaataaatggattttataagaaaataggatttaaattaaatttggcTTTTTCTGCCAGCTCTTATGAGTCTggtagtattttattttatttctttcctTGGCTTAGAGTGGGGTTGAGGCATTGGAAATTGATTTTCTAAGAACATACATAGCCCTGAGTTTGAAACTCTGATCAAACCACAACGGATTCATTTCGGATGGTTTCCATGTCAGACGCTCCAAGATTGCTATTTTGGAATATGCCAATTTCAGTTGGAAAACAAACACCTCGGGGCTTCTCGAAAACAACCAATTCCCTACAGTTCCACCCACAAATCCGTTTGAAATTACAACGAAGCCCTGGCCGCGAATGGGCCATGAGCAAGGCTCCAGGAGCCAGTGTCCAGATTAATTAGTTTCCGTTGTTTGAAGGGGAACCGAACTCGTTGTTTGGCTGTCAATAATGGAATGTCGCTCCCAATTAGGCCCAAATCAGCATCAGTTATCGGGCCTATGAATGGAATTTATTTGCACCACAAGAGAAATGGAAAATCAAGCATAAACTTTGCTCTCCAGTTGCAAATTTATTTGCCCTTTGAGACTGCAACTCCCATTGCAAAGTCCGTCTATATTTAGAATTTCTCCGGGGAGTGATGGCTGACAAATTATGGGATGGTCTGACTTCAAGGGATATTTGAAACTTTTTACTTCTTCAGCCCACTCAAAAGGTCAAAGTCAAGTCACTCAAATGAGCTACTGTGAGCTCATCAAATTCTTGTTTCTGGAATCTGCCATTAGCTCGACTAACTCGACAAAAACTATCCTCAAAATGGCTTGTGGCGACAGCTTCGTCAATTCGAATGGGAGCAACAAGTTGccttaaatgtttttttgcaAGCAAGTTTGTTTTGCGTCTCTtggttttggccatttttggGTTTATTGCTCGAGTTCAATGTTACCAACCAAATAAAAAGAGAAGCAGAGACCCATGAATTGTTTCAAATTGAGTTCAGAGCCATTATATGacattgattattttttaagggTCACTGGCAAAATATGGAGATTCCGATAAGATTTATTATTAACAGAGAAAGAGATGTTTTGTATAAAATATGAGCATGGCAAGGATAATAAAGTGCCAAAAACAGCAAGAATATATTTGTAGCTCCCTGTGGGAGAGAagtattatatttttcaatcGAAGCAGGCTCCGAGCATCACCTCTTGCCGCCCCTGGGCCAGAGCCCTCACAATATATCAAGCCGTAGACAggataatacaaaatatttccaaaattGAAAACCTTTGTGTGGCACTTGACAATGGCCAACAATTTGAACGCCCAGCAAGTACAGGATCTGCAGCAGGAGTCGATGGAGCTGCCGGTAGAGGAATCAACCTCCGAAATGAAACTGACTTCGGAGTACTCCACTGATTCGGTCATCAATGAGATCATCGCCAAGTCCCTGACAACCGAGCCATCGTCTCAGTCGTCGTCGATGGTTGCCCTGTCGGAGCCAGGATCAGAGAAACGCCACATGTCCTTTCGAGCTCTGGCCCGCCTTGCGATGGTACTGAACGGAGTCATGACCCATCATCGCGCCAAACGGGCCGAGGACGTGGGCTTCTGGCGGCAAATGGCCGAGGGATACTGCCAGGAGAACGAGAGGTACCAGAGGGTGGTCGAGATCCAGCGGAAGAGGATCGACATCCTGGAGAGGGATCTGCGCACGCTGGTGGGCCTGGCCCGGGAGACCCAGCAAATGCTGTCGGTGATCAGTGCCGAGAAGCGTTGCAGCCAGGAGCGCGGTCATGGCGAGCACGCCGATTAGAATTTGGTTAATTTGTGTATCGAATTTTAGTTTAGCTCTAagtggcaaaaaaaaactggtattttttggtggcacacagtaaattttacaaatttttttgattaaaaatattttcaacagAACGTTCCAAATGGTTCCTTAAAGCCCAAGCCGCTTCTTAGAGTTAAAAGGGAAGGTTTTCCTTAAATGTTTTTTCTAGGAACAATTTCCCTTTTCTAATTAGAGACATTTTTTTCTCCTTCAGCTCCTACCACAATTTGAATGTTTTTGTGAGTATCCCCCTAATTTACTCAACCTTAACCATTATTTGGTTTTATTtctgttgtttgtttgcttgccGGAGTGGAGCACAGATTTCTTTAATCTTGAGTGCTTGGTGCTTCGtgtttccatttatttttcccatttcttttttttttgtttccatttTCAGAGTCTCCTCAGAGTGTGTGCACTCTTCCAGCTGAATGATTTTCACATCGACAGAGCCCGGGGCCGGGAAAGAGCTACTAACTGCATAATTTAGTAATTGGAACGTATCAAATTTAGTTTTCACccatatattattattatttttgctctTTATCATTTATTGCAATCGAATGGTGTTTCTCTGCATTACAAATTAGAGGTTGAGGATGCCGCACCCCAAAGTGGGACACCATCGAACCGAACCCACCACAAGAACAACAGAATTCAATTAAAAGTCTATACACGCCATCGAGAACCCAAAAATATTGACAAGCACATGCCACTTGTCTGCACATCCCGCCCAGAAAGTGGTCGCGGCGACCGTTGAACTCGAACCTTgataaaaattgtttatgcCACATGACATGGACCCAGAAATcttattattaagttttttaGGCAGCCAGACAGGCGAGGCAAACAGGACTGTTGAAAAGTTTGCCTAACCGAAAAGGGTATCCCATTTCATCAGAATAATCAAAACAGTATTTGAACTCTTGTTTTTGTGTCGGGAAAGTAAGAGGCGCATGTGGCCGGgaatattaatatttctttggGATTTCTTTGGAAAGGTAAAAGTTATGGACTAACAGAGTTTGATTTTCAGTAAAGCCTCTTCACTTTCAAACAGAcagttttctatttttaaaaataaaatgcaatgtCTCCTCGAATCTTTATGATGGATTATAAAAACCAAGTCTTTTGTTGACTAAATTCCGAAACCAAGAGCAAGAGAAATGCGATCTTATCTTGGTCTAATGGCATTTTTAAAGGCATCTGTAAACTTGTGGCCTAACATTAAACCACATTTTAATGTCAACGGTTTTGCCAAAGAAACCGAAGACACATTTTTTGGGAAGAGCCAACGACGAGAAAAGTGTCCAACGACCCATGAAAGCGGCTTGGGGCTTCAAAGcaaacagaaataataattatctGGTGTGTTTGGCCAACACCAGGCGATGGATTGATCCCAACAAGTTAATGGGAAAACTCACATGTGATGCACACTCTCTGCACTCCACACTCCCCCCCAATGACCTCCCTTGATAGATGATTGTGTGGCAGCGGCGGCGGTAACTGCAGCGCGTTATGCAACTCACTTGTGGCACGGTGGCATGGAAATGGTGTGCGATGCCCCAACCAAATTGCGGCAGCATCACCACCACTGCCACCAACAATTGCAAATTGTTTGGTAGCAAAATTTGTGTGGCATCTTCGTTGTCTActcttttttattgttttttttttgttttgtttatagCCAACCAAGCGGTTGGCAGCGGGGCACAGTGGCAGCCGAGTGACAGCAGCGGTTACTGCCGCAAACGAGTTTCTTTTTGTCTTGCGAAActcaattaaatatataaaatgttattGGTTTTTGTTTGGGGCTTGATCTTCCTTTCTATTTCCGCTAAGGTCACAAAACAAATCTGCCATTTAAAAGGCTTGTAATGATTTTTCCGCTATATCTTCAGATGGGTCTTAGTTGGGTTTTATGGCAGCCAATTAAAGAGGCTATAGCttctaataaataaatcaaagtaTAACTGCCAGTCGCTCAGTTTATTAGTTTCTAGTAGCCTCTGGGTCTTAAGCCTTCGACTATAACCTTTCTAAAGCTTCTCTAAAGTATAGCTCCTCTTTCCATCTAGAAGATTACTCCtactattttgtatttttggaaATGATGTAAAAAGCCATTAAAGAGACCTCTCATGTGCTGGTAATCCACATCCATCCCAGTTAGGACTTCACTTTAAAGGATACTCTCTTACAATTATCTGGGAAAATTATTGTTGGTTTTTATAGCCCATACCCTTGGCTAACCAGGCGTTCGAGGCACTTAATATTGGGGGCCACAAACGTTTGTGCAGCTGCCCCCTTGGGCTCCCTGGTTGCCAAAACCCCTCCAGCATCGCCTCCAGCAGTTAGTGCCACAGCAGATGAAGCTGCAATAAATTGCAACTTGCAGCCGTGTGGCAGCAGCTGTTGCATGTTTGAGGTTTTcggcctgtgtgtgtgtgcttcgCTGTTTTGTGTCCAAATTGCCGCACTGAGTGACTTTGCCTAAGTGCCGACGACTTGTtcagccacgcccccttgGCACTGCCGCCCCCTGCCAGAAAGCCCAAAAGTCCACAACCCGAGTAGACAAGAGCACTGTGTTCCTTGGAAGCGACAAGAGATCTCTTCATAAAATATATGGAAGTGTTCTGCATAAATTGTGGAGAACTTTGTGTGAAGTCTAGTTCCCTGAATTTGGATATAAAATTGCGGTTGGCCACGCCCATCTATGATGTTgcgtaaaaaaaagaaaatcaattAAGGTCGAGCTGGAAATTAGCTCGAAATATTCACGCCTCGGCTCCCCATTTGTGCACTTTATAATCAACTGGTGGCCGCCAATGTGGGTCATCCATTAAAGCGGACTTGAACCGAAGTCATATAGACGACCATAACAAATTGTGGACTCTGTTATTGGTATATCTCTCTGGCTTTTGTTTTCCCCCCAGTCACCATCCATGTCTTCTATCCGACCCAGCTTGATTGCCTTTCTGGGCTTTTCATTTCGTCTGGCAGTGAATATGTGACTCATGGACAGCCTGAATTTTCAATGATTAAGCACAAATGGGAGTCCGGCAGCTGGTGACGCCCTCAaagaaggaaaattaaaaaaacagtCAGTCACAGTGTCTTGGAGCTGGTCACAAAACGATTGAAAAGACTGACTAAAAAATAATCGCATTTATCATTCATAGTATAGTGAAGCTCTTGGctatattttttatcaaatttcttttatcactgtggacggaagtccacgaggtgacgacctgcatgcctaggcgtgcgcttttattattgtttgaCCTTaaagtttcaatatatttgaGATCACTGTTCACTCTGGCACATGTCATCAGTCAAGCTAGAATGAGCTAGCTCATGGTCCGTCAGTTGTTAGAAATACAGCCGAGTCGCATGCAAAGAGATACATTCGAGACAGTTCAACAATCAGTTGATAGATGCACTGTTTGTCGAGGGCCCGAGGGGGACAAATTGTCGGAGGCAGTCGGAATTGTGTATTATTGTGGAAATAGAAGGAAAATTTTCGCTTCTATTAGGAGATCTGTGAACTCCCAGTGAGTTAAAACAAAACTAATTGACCCCAAAAGCGCTACATGCGACCTCCCCATTATTATGCAGTGCGGTTTGGCCGAAACAGGAGTTCATCCGAGTTTTAATTAGTCTATTGGCAAAGTGCATGCGGTTGATGCCCAACCACATTTCAATAAATAGCTAATCAATGCATTCAATCGGATTAAAATTTATAGCCCGACGCAGTGCAGTGTTTGCCCGAAAGAGAATTATTTGCGGAACAAATTAAAGCGTTTGTTTTTGGAATAGTCCAAGCCGTTTTGTGGTTTCTTGGCATAAGATGATGTGATGGCCAAAAAGCCATCAAGGCTGAATGGCTGCCCTTTCAACCACACGAGCCTCGAACAATGAGAAATCAACTACTGCTTTCggccaaaaaaggaaaaagcgGAGGTGAATGTCACTGCCCGAAAATCGGAAAATACAACGACATTAAGACTGGGAATGGAGCAAGAGCCCCCAAAAAGGCGGTTGGTATTCAGTTGGCTGTGAggagataaaaaaataaaagcgatCGGAATACGAACGGCACGGCGGCCGACAATTGGCGACAGTATTTCATGCATTTGAATTGTTTCCCCGTTGGACTTTCTCGAATTGTTCAATTTTCTGCCGCTCGGCTCGGCATTATTGCATTTGTGGTCGAGAGCCGTACTTTCACTTGCCTGGGCTTCAAATTCGTATTTAAATGATCATCTTTAAATTGACATTTAAATGCGAGCTGGTCATGAGTC includes these proteins:
- the LOC6498486 gene encoding polypeptide N-acetylgalactosaminyltransferase 2 encodes the protein MRRNIKLIVFVSIIWMFVMVYYFQSSTEKVENRALRLREVATAMQQFQEDSSSAGAASTARQWAPVGGAGPGGASPGSGADDPGGNVILIGSVKDFERNAVHGLKLNGIVALEETSQGVSGGTGGPGGRLPVAPSGRGTEIEYFDEAGYIRAGALRNGEDPYIRNRFNQEASDSLPSNREIPDTRNPMCRNKKYREDLPETSVIITFHNEARSTLLRTIVSVLNRSPEHLIREIVLVDDYSDHPEDGLELAKIDKVRVIRNDKREGLVRSRVRGADAAVSGVLTFLDSHVECNERWLEPLLERVREDPTRVVCPVIDVISMDNFQYIGASADLRGGFDWNLIFKWEYLSPSERAMRHNDPTTAIRTPMIAGGLFVIDKAYFNKLGKYDMKMDVWGGENLEISFRVWQCGGSLEIIPCSRVGHVFRKRHPYTFPGGSGNVFARNTRRAAEVWMDDYKQHYYNAVPLAKNIPFGNIDDRLALKEKLHCKPFKWYLENVYPDLQAPDPQEIGQFRQDGTECLDTMGHLIDGTVGIFPCHNTGGNQEWAFSKRGEIKHDDLCLTLVQFARGSQVVLKACDESENQRWIMREGGLVRHHKINVCLDSRDQSQQGVSAQHCNSALSSQRWSFGKYA
- the LOC6497012 gene encoding uncharacterized protein LOC6497012; its protein translation is MANNLNAQQVQDLQQESMELPVEESTSEMKLTSEYSTDSVINEIIAKSLTTEPSSQSSSMVALSEPGSEKRHMSFRALARLAMVLNGVMTHHRAKRAEDVGFWRQMAEGYCQENERYQRVVEIQRKRIDILERDLRTLVGLARETQQMLSVISAEKRCSQERGHGEHAD